The sequence GAAGGATTTGAAATTTCCATTTATCTTTGGTCTTCTGagatcagtttttttttccatagcttcctcatggcatttttcacctcagcatttctcagtgtATAAATCAGAGGGTTAAGCAAGGGTGTTCCAATTGTATAAAACACAGTTATCATTTTATCCACGGGGAAGGTGGTTGCTGGGCGTGTGTATACAAATATAGAAGGAACAAAGAACAAGATGACTACGATGATATGGGAGATGCAGGTGGAAAGggcttttttcctcccttcagcACTTTGATTTCTCAGAGAATGCAAGATGATAACATAGGAGAACATCAGCATTACAAAACTCATTATGGAAATGGCCCCACTATTGGACACCAGCAGCAGATTGGCCACATAGGTGTTTGTACAGGCAAGTTTCAACAAGGGGTGCAAGTCACATAAATAGTGATCAATCACATTGGGACCACAGAAAGGTAAACTCAAGGTCAGAAAAATCTGAACTGAAGAATGCACACAGGACGCTACCCAGGCTAGAGCTACCAACACACTGCAGACCCGCCGGTTCATCATGCTCATGTAGTGCAGGggtttacagatggccacatagcggccAACGGCCATCAGAATAAGGATCAAGATCTCCATGCAgccaaagaaatgaaatgaaaagatttGGATAATGTACTCACTAGAAGAGATAGTGATGGTCTTCTGAAGGATATCCACAATCATTCTAGGGGCCATGGCAGTACAGAAGCAGGTATCAGATAAGGATAAGTagaagaggaaaaagtacattggACTCCCAAGCGCCCGACTAGTCTTGATGGTGATGATAATCAACGAGTTGCCCAACAATGTCCCTAAGTAGGAAAGCAAGAAACGGATAAgcactattttctttttaacaggaTCTTGTGTCAACCCAAGCAGAATGAACTCAGTCACATTATTATTCAGCAGCATCGTTTCGTGAATGAGGAGAAGGCACAAGTGTGAAATCGtttatctgaaaaaaataaaaaatacaggaatTAATGTATGGTGCTGTGCAACAGTGTGAAATGTCTTATGCAAATTAATTTGTGGTGCTATGTGATGTTACGGGATATTTTgagtaaaaaaatttttcctcATCAGGGACATTCTAGCTGTTGTCTTAATGAGTCACTTCATTTCTTTGTCCCTCAATTTTTAATAACCACTTCATAAGGTCATTTTAAATCTCAAATAAGTTAGGAAGGATACTTCCTATATCACTCTTAAAATGCAACTTCTTGTTAATTTgacatatttctgctcttattAATTTGATTTATTTGATAAATAAAAAATCAGTGGATATGATGCCAGTATATTATTTACTTAATAGTTTTCACATTCAATAGACCTTGGGACCCATCCTTTGAAGTGTTGGTTTATCAGGCAGCATTTAGGATATATTTGTCTTCTTTTTGATTTTAAGATTATAGATATAAAGTCACACACTGTTCCTGTCAATATAATGTcttatttcttcatctatttatgtattacatatttgtgatacatatgtatataaatgtattttacttataaatacataataaacaaacaaaaatattgccACAAAGTGGATTctactcatggagaccacatgtgttacagagtagaactgctccacagggtttttttttttggagataatttttatggaaacatcaccagggctttcttcctcaaTGGTGGTGAGTAGGTTTGAATCCTAAATCTTTAGTTTACtagttgagtacaaaccatttacaccacccagggatcaacAAATATACGACCCAGTAATTACTGAACACTCATTTCCAGATATTCCAGCTTGAAAAAGGGAGCAAGAAACACTTATTtaccccattgctgtggagccagttctgaacatagcaaccctataaacacCGCCTTTTAAATAATCTGCTTTTACCTCAAACACCTTAATGATATTTAGtacttgatatattttaaaaaatataaaagaatgttCTTCGATAATTTGCAAAAGATATCTAGTTGTCCCAATGGTACATGGTTAAAGCACTCCtctgctacccaaaagatcagtgtttcaaatccactagccactctgtgggagaaagatgtggtagtcagcttccataaaggtttacagccttggataccctatgggtcagttctcctctgtcttacaaggtcattatgagttggaattgactgaatggcagtgagtt comes from Elephas maximus indicus isolate mEleMax1 chromosome 7, mEleMax1 primary haplotype, whole genome shotgun sequence and encodes:
- the LOC126080380 gene encoding olfactory receptor 4C16-like, whose translation is MLLNNNVTEFILLGLTQDPVKKKIVLIRFLLSYLGTLLGNSLIIITIKTSRALGSPMYFFLFYLSLSDTCFCTAMAPRMIVDILQKTITISSSEYIIQIFSFHFFGCMEILILILMAVGRYVAICKPLHYMSMMNRRVCSVLVALAWVASCVHSSVQIFLTLSLPFCGPNVIDHYLCDLHPLLKLACTNTYVANLLLVSNSGAISIMSFVMLMFSYVIILHSLRNQSAEGRKKALSTCISHIIVVILFFVPSIFVYTRPATTFPVDKMITVFYTIGTPLLNPLIYTLRNAETLGAGHTVQILCGGPLALGFSSTFQAHQKDKATPLATGSYIFLAPLSGNPAKSAPAGPAILLPLVHGSLIPSALSSRPGPIPLTVMNGTKLIRI